The genomic segment GTGCTGGGgccggccctgccccgctccctTCCTGCTTTACCTGTTCCTAATTGCGGGAGAGCCGGGCAGGAAtggcaggctctgctctgctctgctctgctctacTCTGCTCTGCGGGGGCAGCGACCCCAGCAGCTTCTCCCACCAACCTCGGGCACCTCCAGGATGTGGCTGGAGCGCGTTGAtgccctggcaggagctggcagtgcccgCTGTCAGCACACGCTGCAGTGCTTGGCcgtcctgcccctgcccctctgcacGGGCTCCCTGCCCGGGGAGTTCATGCCGGGCTTGGGGATGGGCTTCCCGAAAAAGAAACCCTCCTCCTCCGAGTCTGAGTCCGAAGATGAGGAGCAGGTGGGGCACCAggagtcctcctcctcctcctcctcctcctcttcctctgtgccGTGCCCTGCCCGGGCGCCGTGTCGGGGACGGGAGGTGCCCGCCTGCAGCTCTGCCGCTCTTCGGGGTTCAGGGGACCCCAaaagggctctgggctccttgGGTGGCtctgggccgggctggggggctgcGGGGTGGCTGCCTGCGGGtcccagcacccctgggtgctCCTTGGCAGCGTCGCTGCTCCGCTCGCGTGGGGCTGGGCCGAGATCCTGGCGGCTCCTGAAGGCGGGGTGCACCGGGGGCTGCTCTGAGAGCGCCTCTGcgagaaagggggaaaggagcgggagggagggaggagaggctgagccTGCCCGCCCACAGCCCTCCCACAGCCAGGGGTGTCTCGGGCCGGCACCCAGCTGTCACCGTGGGGAGTTGGTCACCAATTCCCACGGTGTGACATTCCCAGCAAAGTCCCCAGAGCCTGGATTTGCTCCCACTCCATGGCAGAGGCTCCTACCATCCCCAAAGTCCCCAAACTCCCCTGGATTTTGTCCCACCCCATGCTGGAGGCTCCTACCATccccaaactccccaaaatctcctggATTTGCTCCTaccatccccaaattcccctggaTTTGCTCTCACCCATGGCAGTAGGGTTCCACCATCCCCAAACTCCCCAAACTCCCTGGATTTGCTCCTaccacccccaaatccctggattTTGTCCCGCCCCATGCCGGAAGCTCCTACCATccccaaactccccaaaatcctTGGATTTGCTCCCatcccatggcagagggtcctaccatccccacattccccaaattcccctggaTTTGCTCCTACCATCCCCAAACTCCCTGGATTTGTTCCCACCCCATGTTGGAGGCTCCTACCATCCTcaaactccccaaaatccctggattTGCTCCTaccatccccaaaatccctggattTGCTCCCTCCCCATGCTAGAAGCTCCTACCATCCTCAAATTCCCCTGGATTTGCTCCCACCCCATGTCGGAGGCTCCTACCATccccaaactccccaaaatcccctggaTTTGCTCCCATCCCATGGCAGAGGCTCCTGCCACTCCAAAATCCCTGGATTTGCTCCTGCCCCATGCCGGAGGCTCCTACCATCCCCAAACTCCCTGGATTTGCTCCTaccatccccaaaatccctggattTGCTCCTaccacccccaaatccctggattTGCTCCCACCCCATGCCAGAGGCTCCTACCATCCCCttgccccctgtccctgccgctCCCCGCCGCCGAGCTCGGGGCCGCGGGCGCGCACTCGGGGGACGGAGCGGAGGCGATGGCGGAGTCGGAGGAGCCCTCGGAGCCGTCGGAGGCCTCGGAGCTTTCGGAGCCGTCGGAGCCGTCCTGGCCGCGGCCGCAGGGCCCGGAGCAGAAGAGGCGGCCCCGGCGGAGGGCGAGGGGCTGCCCCCGCAGCGGGGCCCGGCAgcggctgcagcacaggcagggcgAGCGGGCgtgccagtgcagcccctggtgcGTGACCCGCTCGCTGTCCGCGCCTGGGGGCAAACACGGGGCAGGGGGAAAGGGAcgtcaaaattaaatttaaaaaaaaaccaaaaaaaaaaaacccacaaaaaaaacccaaaaaaaaacacacacacaaaaaaaaaaaacaccaaaacaaaaaaatccaaaaaacaaaaaaaccccaaaaaaaaacccacaaaaaaaaaaaaaacactccccaaaaaaaccccaaaacaaaaaaaaacccaaaccccccccccaaaaaaaaaaaaaaaaaccaaaacaaaacaaaaaaaaaaaaaaaaaaaacaaaaaaaccccaacaactacGAAACAAAacgaaggaaaaaaaaaacaacaaaaaacaaccaaccaaccaacaaaacgaacagaaatgaaaaaaccccaaaaacaaaacaacccccccaaaccccccccaaaaaaaaccaaaaaaaaaacccaaaaaacaaaaccccaaaacaaaataaacaccctccaaaaaaacaaacaaacaaaaaaaatacacacaaaaaaatcctaaaaaaagccacaaaaaaaccccaaaccgaAACAAAATACCAAAAACAAATGCgcctccccaaaaaaaaaaaccaaaaaaaaaccccaaaaaaatcaaaacaaaaagcctacaaaaaccccccaaaataaaGCCCCTaacaccccaaaccaaaacaaaataaaaaaaaatcaaaacaaccccccacaaaaaaaaaacaaaaagcaacaacaaaaaagccaaagaaacaaaacaaacaaaaaaaaaaaccataaaaacccacccaaaacccctaaagaaacacaaaaaaaactgaaaaacccaaaccaaaacaaaataccAAAAACAACTGCGCCCCCaaataacccccaaaaaaaccccaaaaaacccacaaaaaaaccccaaaataaacccccaaaacgcaaaactaaacaaaataaacaaaaaaaaaaaaccccaaaacaaccccccacaaaaaaaaagccaaaaagcaacaacaaacaccaaagaaacaaacaaaacaacccacaCAAAACCCCTAattaaaccccaaaaaacccccaaaacaaaacaaaacaaaaaaaaaaaccccaaaacaaccgCCCAAAAGAAAACCcgtaaaaacccaaaaccccccaaaaataaaaaaacataaataaattaaataaattttaaaaaccccaaaccgaacaaacaacaaaaaaccaaacaaaaaaacccccaaccaacacaaaacaaaaaaccaaaacaaaacaaaaaaaaccacccaaaagaAAACCTGTAAAAACCcgaaaccccccaaaaataaaaaacataaataaattaaataaattttaaaaaccc from the Zonotrichia albicollis isolate bZonAlb1 chromosome 28, bZonAlb1.hap1, whole genome shotgun sequence genome contains:
- the PRICKLE4 gene encoding prickle-like protein 4, translating into MSLPSPAWPQQDEPSPCGTTGGLPPASSDSDSGCALEEYLEPPEVPPCSPQPGSDRDRTRLRARALLQQLPPQDCDERYCPGLAEEERRQLRAFSARRRQEALGQGLACPVPGPCHGCPCRKCGRRLNKGDPGVSASRLGDQFWHPSCFSCHFCQQQLVDLIYFQQDGRIYCGRHHAELFRPRCASCDQLIFMEECIEAEGRRWHPEHFCCLECDVPLHGQRYVMRSGRPCCRGCFESRFAEPCQACGDPIGADSERVTHQGLHWHARSPCLCCSRCRAPLRGQPLALRRGRLFCSGPCGRGQDGSDGSESSEASDGSEGSSDSAIASAPSPECAPAAPSSAAGSGRDRGQGDEALSEQPPVHPAFRSRQDLGPAPRERSSDAAKEHPGVLGPAGSHPAAPQPGPEPPKEPRALLGSPEPRRAAELQAGTSRPRHGARAGHGTEEEEEEEEEEDSWCPTCSSSSDSDSEEEGFFFGKPIPKPGMNSPGREPVQRGRGRTAKHCSVC